tttaatagaAATAGGGTTGAGGATGGAAAATATCTTCACAATCTGGGATGGAGATACATGTGTCTCCATCTCGTCTCACCTTGATCCTCATTCTCAccccttttatattaatatatctgcttaaaatactaatatatctttatagttttagattatttatatttttcaaatttatttatatttttattgtgtatattaaagtggttaatatatgatatttgtaatatttgaaatagtgattttgttttaattttatttacttttattatttaatatatttgtattatatttaaagggtacgggtaaaaaaaattttctcgtAGGGATAGAGATAGAAATGGGAGGGAAGAAGACTTTTTCTTCGGAGAGAGAGAATAGGGAATCTTTGTTATCTCCATAATAAAGATGAGGACGAGATTAAAATCCTCTTTTTACCTCTCCTCGATGTTATCTCTAATTCGTCATATATACACACTAAGATGTCGGAGAAGAGTATTTACAAAAATGAGTCCTATTATATACACAATTCTCGGAGTTGACCAGTTAATTTTGCAGGCAATTGGGAACCGGATTGTTCACCGATTTTGAATGTAGACGCGATAACATTAGACACGAATTAGCCTTTTCTGAGGTGAGCTACggaattatatataatatgaggATTAATTATTGATGGagtacaaacaaattaattatcttttctTCTATTCTAACATTATCGAGGGGGCTGGTTTCAGCTTATAATTTCCGTCAAATGTTTCatcaattgtattattttattgcttCATGAGTTATGCATGCTGAAGCCTCGCCTTGttgttcaataaatttaaaaaaaaaaaaaagacactaGGGCATAATTTCCATATAAATATTAAGTAATacattattataatcttttatatcgTGCAATCATATATATGATATGAATTAGTAGTATCTTAATTTTGCAGGTTTATGGAGATATACATGGGAAAAGAAGGAATGAAGAAGCATATGGAAGCTTAGACGAAATTTGTGAGCTCTCACTATCTGTCACACCCATGGAAGACAGAGAATCTTGGCCTGGTACTGATGGTCACAGCCAGTTATCTACTTCTtctatagataataattttgcCAATTTTCCACATTTCCACTCTCATCACTTAAACTTGGACCTTACCAtctgattaattttaatttacttcttaatttagaattaggacttggttttttttttttggcgtaCATTAATATGAGGATCCTCAATGTATCAAATGTTAAATATAGTTTGTTGTACTACACAATGAATTACCATTCTATGTCATATAAAGACATTATAGAAATGTAATCTCGACAAAGAATTATGTATAAGTCTTATTTGATCAAGTGAATGCTCTGCAATTTCTTCCTGGCAATTATAAAAAACTAAGTTCCACCTTCTTTCCATTCGACCATATAAATAAACAAGGAGGCCAGTTTTACCCATTTAGctttaagaaaatataagaaactTACTTTCAAAGGGTAgtttcaatgacaaaaaataagatttcatgtataaaaaagtataaaatataagtttaagtctCCTCTTATTGACCCAAGGTTTGTCCCTGTGAGATTGGTTactgaatttgaaatttatcttgTTTAGTGCGGttggtttagtttcaatatggGAAACCTCTCAatgtatattcaatttttaaacaTGTAAATTCCACCAGTCATTTCTACTTGTTTATGGTCCAACTTTACACCAAAATGATGTCTATTCCAATTTAACCGTGGTAATAAAAGCTCTGGGCTTATGTTTATATAGAAAGAATATAAGGTCATGGAGCAGATAAATTTCCAATAAGTTAATAAATCAAGTTAACACTACCAACTTGGATTCTAAATTTTGTCTTGAAATATCATTGATACTGAAAAATCATAAAGATAGAAGAATCCAAGCTGAAACAAGTCATGGAGCCGAAATGAAACAAGGCATGTGGTCTTCTTTTTACCTACAACATGGAATgtatgttgatgttaaaatatgATGATACGTGGATCCAGTCGTCAAAGCAATGGGCCAGATCGAAGACAAAACCTGCAGTGATACGTGCTTTTGGGTTCAAAGCAAGGGTGCCAATGAGAAGATTTCAGCGAAGAGAAGTTGAAGAGCGGGTGAGGTTAGTTGGCTATGGAGATGGGTGAGCCACCCTATGTCCGCAATTCTCCTCCGTAAACGTCgattctcttttttctcttattcgCCAATCCCGCACATGCCATGTCCGCAAAACACCTAATGTTCATAACAATCTCTCCAAAATTTCTTTACAACTTTCCATGCTGTCTAGAATTTGTTCGAATTCTTTGATTTCCGACAAAAAAGCTAATTTAGTGATATATTTTTGTCATcgaatatgatatatcatccaTCCCAATCCCATCTCCAGAAATTTCAAGGCAAATTTAGCAGACCCATCTTAACAGAAACAATACTAAATTGTTACTCTTCTGGGTGAAATAAGGAACAGTCCCAAACTGCGAAACAGAAAATTACATGGCTCAGAAAATACGAAACTTCTtcgtcattttaatattttacatgcTAGATCTCTAGGGAGAAGTTACCACAGAACAATGGGTAGCACTGAAGTATCTATGTGATTAAAAATACCAATCAAACTCAGTAAATTCTCACTCTTGTTCTTCTTGTTCTATCCTATCAAAAGCATATTAAGAGGAACATTACTTCCTCCTAACCTTGCACTTTACAGCTGCCTTTGGagaggaggatgatgatgaggatgaggaCAAACCTGACCGGTTGTTTTCAGCCAGGTCCTTGTAAAATGCCTTTTGCACATCTTCTTTAAGTTCCGTGAACCgcattttcttaattttctgtTCGTCTGGAGTTCCCTTCTCTAGGAAGAATGCATCAGGGATATCAATGATATCATCGTCCAAAAATTTATCAAGCACTTCCGAGCAGTGCGGGAAGAAGTGTCGGCCAGTTTCCACTGCCATCATACAATGAATAGTCAGTAAATGCTCAATAATTGCAATATATAAGGTCCTAACTAATGAATCATCTGCAGTCAATGTTGCTTCTTTTTTTCCTGCAATCTGATATTTTAGGGATTCGAATTCAGTGCAATAAGCTTAACTCTTGTGCTTCAGTGCAATGCTCAACAAACTCCAGGTCCAAACCTAGTGCAGCAACTATCAATGTGCATGCATACAATCACTCACATAAATACCACTAGGCCTCAGCTTTTCCCCTTACAAGATGTCAAGAAAAGAACAAGGTACAAGATGTCTTCTGTAATAATCATGAAAATCGAGAACCCAAGGTCCAAAGGTATTGAATAGAATCTAACAGACCAACAGTTAAAAGAGGTTAACCATTGTTAAACTCCTTATGGGCATAAACGATGATGATCGTGGTGACTTGCATTAGCAAATGATTCTAACGGCAACAAGGATTATATCAATTTCCAACCCACCCAAAAAATTGAACTTCTATAAAAGCATAGCAGGACCTGCTTAAGTCAAGATTTTCCTATATGTGaagttaaaaaatcatttagcaACAATATATGTAGCAAAATACTGTATTCAAGATATCTTTTCAGAAATTTTCTTGGAAATGGTGGTTAGGGGAAGAGGGTGGACAGTGAAAGAGACAAAAAGAACCAGTAACTTTAGTTTTATTGCAATACaggatataaataaattactaaacGCTCTCATTTCCACCCATTCAGTTATAGATTACTTAGTAGTATAGTAGTATGAAACAGCATTCtcttttgatttatatattggAAAAACAAATGAAGCATACAGAAATGTGAAATCATTTCTCTTTAAAGAAACGGGAGGGCCAATTTGGATCGTGTACTATTTTATTGCTAACAGAATCACAGAAAATAAAGGTCCGAACACTAGTAATGTATATAATACCTGTTTTCAGCAGAGCTTGAAGTCTCATTTGCATTCTCCTTGCTTGGGCTGAGGGGGTTTCATTCAAATCAACCTCTCTTAAGTTCCCACTAGATCCTCTTGATCTTGACGCTGAAATACCAGTGTAAACCGAGGTTGAATGTGCATCTGCTACCTCCATGGCTAGTCTTGCTTCGGCAGGAAACAACAAGCGTGCAAATGCCACTGCAACATCAAAGCACTTTTAAGGAATTGATTATCTCTAAGAAAACAATTAACCAATACCAGTAAAGGAAAATCACctctattttcaagataatcaaGCTTCATGTGTAAATCATCAGTTATCACCTGAGATGAAACTGAAATGTCCCCAGACACTGAATTTCTTCTCATCTCTCTCTCAAGGACATCAATACAAATCCGATCTTTGTTAGATTCCTGACCCTGCTTTGTCTTTTCATTGTAATCCTTTGGCCTAGTCAACCTTCGACAGATTGCAACAGCTGTTTGCCCATCTAATGTAATATCTGATGCCTGAGCTCCCTTGCTTAGAAGTGCCACTAGAATTGATGGCTCTTTACGCCTTGCCGCCACATGAAGCACAGTATGTCCTCTAACATTCGTAAGGTTAAGATCAGCCGAGCCTAGACTGAGCACCTCCTTGAAAATCTTAGGATCGCAGTAGGCACTAGCATAGTGAAGAGCATAAGCCGCATCTAAAGTGATATTAGATTCATCCAGTAGAAGCTTCACTAGTTCAATATCATCAGAGTCTAGTGCTTTGTGGATTCTCCTGATTCTCTTCTCATGCATAGGGTTCACTTCCATAGCATCAGGCTCTGAATCTTCCTGAGGTTTGGAGCGGACTGATTTGATTTTGCTAAAAACTTCAGCAGGAAGCTCTTTCTCAAGGCAGACATTGTCAAGATCTGATCTTACTACTCTCTGGATGCAGTGAGTTTGCAGTTGATTCAGTTGGCAATGGAATGCAGCCACAAGAATTGGGATTACATCTTCAACAAAAGCCTTCTCAACAAAGTTCAGAAGGCGACGCTGCATGGATAGACAGAATTTTTTGAGTCAAAATATGGGAAGGGAAAATATCCTAACTGTTCGTTTGCTtgtccaaaaaagaaaaattagaaacatAAGACCCTTAGACCAAATGGCACCCTCATTTGCCTGCTGGTACACTATGAATCTTTATCCTAATAAGGGGATTCAGATTGTCCTTAAACTCTCTACAATCAGACAGACAAAAAGCactaaaaggaaaagaaaaaaaagcctCTAATGATTGTCAACACAGATTTGGGATTTTCCACTGTATACTCATAACAAATTCCATGATGTTCTGCATTGTGGTTGAAATTGCCTAACTGTCATCAGGGACTTTTAGCGACACCATCTTATCTTTGGCTAAACTTCGTTACTACAATTTGCatataagaaaaagaagcaTTAGGGAAAATTCTGGCAGTAACTCCAGTAGCTATCACATTATACATTTTTAAACCTTGTATCTGCTgggaagaaaacaattaaattagaaataccaaaattaaactcttcCTTACTAGATTGAACTATATGGTAACAAACAATTAAtcagaatataattttatcatatcaaacactcaaaaataaatatagtagAAAAGAGCACCACAATTTAACATAGAAATCACTTCAATGTGAAGAGTAAAATCACGAGGCTCTACCCAAATAAACCAATCATCTATATCAAAAATAGTACATTGTTTTCAACCTGCAAATGAATAGACAACTCTCTAAAgtaacaaaacaaagaaaaaacataactgtagaaaaacaatgaatatcATAGCAAACTCAAAAGTTTATATCTCacgttatatatataaaaaacaaatttttactgTCCAAAATATGACATTGTGTCtaaaatattgtcaaaaattaaaaacaatccAACCGTAAacgaaagagaaagagaactgCATAACACAACCAGTAACATTTTAGCATAGATAACTgtttatttgaaattcaaacGGCGATCTCCATCATTCAGAATGAAGAACGATAAGTCTTCAACCATTAGTCCAAAAATCAGAGTAATCCAACTGTGAAATTGAGAGAACAAACAAATCTATACACACTAAAAACCCAAAACAGCGTTTAtgtcttttcttctctcttttctaactttattgtgttatttatatgtatatgtttaacccttattttgacttaatttaacAACATAATAAGTCAATCATTTCATAACAAATTAAGCCAATCAATAGCCCAAGAAACTGTGCAAGGCATTCAATTAATGGCCATTCTCAAACAAACAAAGCaccctaaaagaaaaaaaggaaaaagaaaaaactatatatatgtacatactaCTTATGCAAGAGAAATAGCTTGAAACCAAAAGAAAGCACAATCACAACTTACCTGAGAAAGCAAAACAAGTTCCTTCATCTGAAAGGTTGCAGAAGCATACATCAACTCAATGGCGTAATTAATGGCTGGGCGGCATGCATCATGTGCACAACCATCATCAACACACGTGGACACTTCTGGAGGAGATTGCTTAAGCTTTCCGGTGTAcaaataattcaagaaaacattGAGAGCTTCATATCCAACCTTGCCAAAAGGGACCAATTCGGACATGAGATACTTGGGTTTACCTTCACTGACAGAAGCATCATTTCCCTTCTTGAAAAGCTCATGAAAGAACTGGCTCCGTGCAGATAATATACACCTATGGACACCCACTGGGATTTCCTCAACAACGATCTCTGCATCTGTGTAATCATAATCATCATCAAGCAATAGCTTTTCAAGATTGCCACTAAGCTTGCTCAAGCTCAAATTTTCAAGATTTGCACCAAGTTCAGGGCCTGTGTTGTGAGAGCTAGACCCATTTGAAAGAACAGAAGATGAAGCAAAACTTATTGACGATGACAATTCGTTTACATTATCCATAATAATATTAAGTATGGGTGATTACACCAAGCAAAAACTTTACTTAATCAAGAACCAGTAAAACTGAAGAAAGAGTAGACTTTAAACTGAATCATGGTAGAAATTTAGAGATGAACAAAAGAAAAGGATGCAGAAAAGCAAAGAGAAACTTCTTGGCAATTGACTTGAATGTGAATGAAGAAAACTATTGGTTTTGGGATGAATGATGAATCTGTAAATAGAAAAGACTTCAATACAACCTAGAGTTGACTTGGAACATAAACtcgaaatgaaatgaaatgaaatgaaattcgaTGAAGTAAGCCGGCCAGTTGTACTTTGCTCAAATCCAGATTAtctagaattaaataaaaactttttaaatccGGTGGATTGAGATGAATCTAACTGTTTAAAATGGTCTGAATGGAAACAAAAGAACGAAATACGAGGGTTGACCAACTGTTCAATGAAATAAACGTGccgaattattatattatatatatatattaaatgaaagattacacgtagtaaaatttgaaaaaatattattaagtataaattagtaatatatttgattaaattaaatttttttaaatttgtttgtatattattatattaattagtataaataattattatatttaattaaatataataaaaaattattttatttaaatatttttaaataggattaaaatattttttatactagtattaaactgaaaatagaatatttttattttaaaaaattaataaataaagataaaatataagaaaattaaaattattttataatctttttaatatttatattaaaattaataattaaattaaattttatattaattattttaaaattattaaaatattgtatatttataatttaaataaaataatattatttaagttataaaataatataaagaataaaaaataaatttagataaatcCCTCACCAAAGCCACCTTCCCTTCGACCAAAAGcaaccttttatatatatatatatatatataaaacctctGGAGATTGATGGCTGACCTAATACTTTGATTGCAAAACAGATTTGAATTACCGATAGGAAAGACACATCTCTGGATTTGAAGGgcaaaatttatgaatattacataaaatttgtataatatatacattGATAGACAAAAGTAAACTTATGCGGCAACAAAAACCTCTTGGTAAACCTTATCCACACCACCCCAATCAGATAGCAACGCCATCAAAATCCTGAACATGATAAAACACAAGAATAAATAAACTCGATGACGTCAGAAACAACCTCTTCAACTCCAATCCCTGCCGTAGTATCCACCACCAGCTTCGGCACTTCACCCGTATCATAATCCGTACACCCCTCATATCCTTCCACTAGCCTCTCAAGCTCCTCCCACGTCCTCGGCTTATGCCAGCTGGATTCATCATTGGCCCCACGTTTCTCCAGTCTCCTGCGCCACTCCGCCTCATCCGACGGCTTACATTCAACAATTACCAAGCAGGCTTTAGCCGTTGTTGCCAATTGGAGGAGGCGGTCCAGATGGGCCCTACCCGAGAGGGGAGAGTCGATGATGACACTGAGGCCAAGATTGACCTGCTTCGAAGCAAGTTGCCAAACGACGTCGTAAGAAAGCTGGTTAAGAAAAGAGGCAGCGGTGGCGGGA
This sequence is a window from Mangifera indica cultivar Alphonso chromosome 5, CATAS_Mindica_2.1, whole genome shotgun sequence. Protein-coding genes within it:
- the LOC123217274 gene encoding BTB/POZ domain and ankyrin repeat-containing protein NPR1-like, with the translated sequence MDNVNELSSSISFASSSVLSNGSSSHNTGPELGANLENLSLSKLSGNLEKLLLDDDYDYTDAEIVVEEIPVGVHRCILSARSQFFHELFKKGNDASVSEGKPKYLMSELVPFGKVGYEALNVFLNYLYTGKLKQSPPEVSTCVDDGCAHDACRPAINYAIELMYASATFQMKELVLLSQRRLLNFVEKAFVEDVIPILVAAFHCQLNQLQTHCIQRVVRSDLDNVCLEKELPAEVFSKIKSVRSKPQEDSEPDAMEVNPMHEKRIRRIHKALDSDDIELVKLLLDESNITLDAAYALHYASAYCDPKIFKEVLSLGSADLNLTNVRGHTVLHVAARRKEPSILVALLSKGAQASDITLDGQTAVAICRRLTRPKDYNEKTKQGQESNKDRICIDVLEREMRRNSVSGDISVSSQVITDDLHMKLDYLENRVAFARLLFPAEARLAMEVADAHSTSVYTGISASRSRGSSGNLREVDLNETPSAQARRMQMRLQALLKTVETGRHFFPHCSEVLDKFLDDDIIDIPDAFFLEKGTPDEQKIKKMRFTELKEDVQKAFYKDLAENNRSGLSSSSSSSSSPKAAVKCKVRRK
- the LOC123216395 gene encoding uncharacterized protein LOC123216395 — translated: MAKGEKPNKKTPVIIAMKGHPGTGKTTLAHALASTLNFPLIDKDDVRDCTLSLQQTLLQTFPATAASFLNQLSYDVVWQLASKQVNLGLSVIIDSPLSGRAHLDRLLQLATTAKACLVIVECKPSDEAEWRRRLEKRGANDESSWHKPRTWEELERLVEGYEGCTDYDTGEVPKLVVDTTAGIGVEEVVSDVIEFIYSCVLSCSGF